From the genome of Xylocopilactobacillus apis:
ATCCTTATTCAGTACTACCGTTTAATTTTAGAAAATAAAAATCAAATTGTTGTTTCCGATTTAACTTCTGATTTATCAATTAACGAACAAAGAAAGCTTATTGATGAAATTACCCACCTCAATAAGCTTTACAAAGTAAAAGATATGATTATAACTAGCGAACTTAAATCTTAATTTTTAAATGAATGGATAGGAGCTGGAATAAAACCACCCCGTTTAATAAATACGTTACTTTTTTCACTGTGGACCGGCATAATGGGAGCATCTCCTAAAAGACCACCAAGTTTGTAAATGTCACCTACTTTAGCATTTGGAACTGGAATAATTCTTACTGCGGTGGTTTTATTATTTTGAACGCCAATTGCTGCTTCATCAGCAATAATTGCCGCAATAGTTTCTGAAGGAGTTGAGCCTGGGATTGCTATCATATCAAGACCTACTGAGCAAACGGCAGTCATTGCCTCTAATTTGTCGATATTTAAAACTCCAGCGATTGCTGAATCAATCATCCCTGCATCTTCTGAAACTGGAATAAAAGCACCTGATAATCCTCCAACTCTCAAACTTGCCATAACCCCACCTTTTTTCACCGCGTCGTTAAGCATCATTAGAGCTGCTGTTGTCCCGTGAGTACCAACTACTTCTAATCCCATTTCTTCTAAGATTTCAGCAACTGAATCTCCCCTTGCAGGAGTAGGCGCTAACGATAGGTCGACAATACCAAAAGATTTGTTTAATCTTTTAGCGGCTTCACTGCCAATAAATTGGCCTAAACGGGTTATTTTATAAGCTGTTTTTTTAATTGTTTCATATACTTGGTCAATCGATGCACTTTTAGATAGCCTTTCAATTGAACGTTTTACAACTCCTGGGCCAGAAATTCCAATATTAATTGTTGAATCTCCTTCGCTGACACCATGAAAAGCGCCCGCCATAAAAGGATTATCTTCTACCGCGTTAGCAAAAACTACTAATTTAGAATTACCCATGACACTTTTTGAGGAGATTTCTTTAATAATTTTCCCCATTTTAGCAACAGCATCCATGTTGATCCCGGCTTTAGTTGAACCAATATTAATTGAAGAATTTAAAATATCTGTTTCTGTCAATACTTGCGGGAGAGAATCAATTAAATTTTCATCTCCTTTACTTGCTTCTTTTTGAACAAGTGCACTAAAACCACCGACAAAATCAACACCAACTTCTTTACCGGCTCTATCAATTGCCTTCGCATAAGTGATCATATCTGAAGAATTAGCATTACCAGCAACTAAAGAAACAGGCGTAATACTGATCCTTTTATTTGTAATGGGAATTCCATACTCATCTTCAATATCGTCTGCAGTTTTCACTAAATCTTGGGCGTAATTTGTGATCTTATCATAAATACGCTGGGAAGCTTTTTGATGATCGTCACTCACACAATCTAATAATGATATTCCCATCGTGATTGTTCTGATATCTAAATGTTCATCACGAACCATTTTTATAGTTTCTAGAATTTGAGTTTTATCCATTTTTATATATTCGCCATCGCATTAAAAATATCTTCTCTTTGAACGTTTACTTCGACTCCTAGAACTTTTCCTTCTTCAGTTAAAATTGATTTTAATTCTTTAAAATCAACTTCAGCATTTTGAATATCAGCTGACATCATCATCGTAAACATATCCTGCATAATCGTTTGAGATATATCTAAAATATTAGCTTTTACATCAGCTAGTTTTGTTGAGATTCCAGCAACAATTCCTGGAGTATCTTTGCCTATTACTGTAATAACGATTTTAATCATTTTTCTCTTCTTCTCCATCCGGGAAGACTAACGTAAAAGTCGTTCCCTTATCAACTTCACTTTCAACCTTAATTTCACCACCATGTAATTTTACAAGCTGCTGAACGATTGAAAGTCCCAATCCTGATTCACCATACTTAGTATTTTTACGAGAAGGATCTGCTTTGTAATAACGATCCCAAATGTTTTTGACTTGTTCTTCAGTCATCCCAATTCCAGTGTCACTTATCATAATTTTGGTTTCTTTGTATCCTCGTTCATTTTTAAGGGTAATCGTGCCGTCTTTGGTGAACTGGATTGAATTATTAGCAATATTAATTACTATTTCTACAAATCGATCATAATCAGCATAGACTGGAATTTTTTCTTCACTTCCAGCCGATTCGTACTTGATAGTATCTCCGGCTTCTGCTGCTTTTTTTTCTAATTGAAATGCAACATTTTTAAGAGCTTCGGTACTATCAAAAGAAGTTTTGTTTAAGGTAATTTGATTTGCTCTAATCCGTTCATAATCAAGATTTTCATTAACTAGCTTAATTAGACGCGTGGTTTCTTTTCGCATTAAATCAATGCTTTTACCTTTTTCTTCTTCTGGAATTGCATCATAAGCTAAGCCTTCAAGTAAGCCGTTAATCGTTGTTAAAGGCGTTCTCATTTCGTGCGCCGCATCTGCCATAAACTGCCTTCTGCGTTCTTCTTGTCTTTCAATTTCAATATTTGCTTCTTTTAAATTTTGAGTCATATTATTGAAGTCTTGACTTAAACTATTCAACTCGTCTTTAGTTTTTTTAGATACTGGAATTATTACATCATAATTACCTTCCGAAATTTCTCTAGTTGCTTTACGCATTCGATTAATTCTGCGCGATTGAAAACTAGAAAGCAAATAAATAATTACAATGGCAACTGCACTTGAAATAATAATCGCTAGTAATAAATTCGACTCAATATTTTGAATATTTTTTTGAACGCCTTGAACTGATGAGGTCACTACAATTACGCAAAAAAGCTTATTACGGTAAAAATAAGGTTTATAAATTGCGGTCTGCTCAATGTGCTGGCGGTCTTTAGGAATTGCTTTTTTTGGGGCTTTAGGATCACGAATTGTTTTGCCATTCAAAAGCTGGTTCCACTTATCACCTGAAATACTAGGAATTGCTCCTACATTAGAAGGAAATATTGGCAGATTTTCAGAATTATAAATAATAAAATTTACATCCTGACTGCTTAAGATATCTTGGGCTTCTAAAATATAATTTTGATTCGGCCTAAAAAAATTTCCAATCCGGTCCCAGCCATTTTTTTGTAAAACATCAGCATAACCTTCCAACTGGTTCCAAGTATTACTGTAGACCAGCCGTTTAGTAGACTGAATAAAAGAAACTGAAATTATTACTAAAGTAATAATTAATAGGGTAACAAATGAGATGATCTGCTGATAAATTACTTTCATTTTTCGCTGCTGTTTTCAGAATCGTCAAATTTGTAACCCACACCCCAAACGGTTTGGATGATCTGAGGTCCTGATTTTTCAATTTTTTGACGTAATTTTTTGATATGGGCATCTACTGTTCGTTCATCACCAAAATATTCATAATCCCATACTTGCTGTAAAAGCTGTTCTCTTGAGTAAACTTGTTTAGGATTTTTTGCAAGTGTATGCAATAAATCGAATTCTTTAGGAGTCAATCCTTCAATTGGCTTACCGTCCAAAAATGCTTCGCGAGTTTTAACGTTCATTTTAAAACGTCCCGTATCAATATCAAATTGAGGATTGCCTTCTTTGACTTCTTCTTCATTTACCGTTTCTTCACTAACTTGGCTGCGGCGATGTAATGCCTTAATTCGAGCAATTAGAGTAATTGGTGAAAATGGCTTTGTTACATAATCATCTGCCCCTAATTCAAGACCTAATACTTGATCACTTTCAGAATCTCGTGCAGTTAACATAATTATCGGAACCGTTTTAGACTTATCTCTTATTTCTTGAGCAACCTGCATCCCGTCTTTACCGGGCAGGTTAAGATCAAGCGTTATGATATCAAAAGAAGTTGGATCTTCATTAAACTTTTCAACTGCATCAATTCCATCGTAGGAAAATACAACTTCCCAACCTTCTTTTTTAAAAAACATACTCATCATTTCTGAAACAGATTTGTTATCTTCAACCATTAATATTTTCATTTACGTAAACCTTTTTCTAATTTGATTTTTTTTCGTTCTCGTTCATCTAAGCTCTGATATCCAATCGGAAACTTATTTTCTTTTTTTAATTTAACTGTCAATTTTTGTTCTACAAATGCATAATAAGAAAGAATTAGTAACATTTCAGCAAAGATCCATAAATATACTAACCGATCTAGCTTTAAAATATGAATCATTATTCCTAAAATTAATTGTCCCGCACCACATAAAATTAGATATAATTTTGCCATTTTTTGAGCATATTGATAAGAATCTTCATTTACATTTGCTAAATAAGAGTAATAACCGTATATTTTAATGCTCCTTTTTGGCTTAATAATTTGAAAGATTATTGCAAGGGCAATCATCACAAAACCACAATAAACAAATATCATTTCGTTTTCTTGTAAAACCTAATCCTTTCAACTATAATAATACACTCACGGGGGTGTTTTGGAATCGACATTAGACCATGGGCTTAAGTTTCGATTAAAGTTTTGGGTCTTTTCAAAACCCAGCAGAAATATAACTGCTAAAAATGAAAATTCTTACGCTTTAGCTGCCTAAAAAACAGTTGCGTGACTTGGTTTTTATTCGTCTATAGGTAAGATCCAGGTCTCAAATTAATGTAGACTAGCTTTAATTATAACCCAATGATTAAAGTGAAACACCACGGGTTAGTCTTTCATTTAGGATTTTCTGAGTCCTTGTGATAGGCGAATGCTAACTCAGAATATAATCGTAACAAAAAACTTATGATTCAGATCTAGTGGACAGGGGTTCAAATCCCCTCACCTCCACTATATTAGCTAAAAAGAATGTTGAGTTATCAGCACTCTTTTTTATTTTATAGTAAAATTAAAAATTGTTAAATTTAAGTAGAAAGTTAAAAATATTCATGTCAAATTGTTCGATTTTTGCATCAGATTTAGACGGTACTTTATTAAACAGCCAAAGTGATTACGATCGATCGCTATTTAAAAAAATAATTGATTATTTAAATAGTCATCAGATGAAATTTGCAGCTGCTACCGGTAATCAGTATCAGCACGTAAGGCAAATATTTTCAGAAGTTGCTGATAAAATCGACTATGTTGCTGAAAACGGAGCCGTTGTTGTCGTTAATAATCAGATAATTTATGAAAACTTTTTAAATAAAATGGCTCTTTTTATTCTTGTGGAAGATTTATTAAGCGATCCTTATTTAGCAGGGGCTCAAATTATTCTTTCAGCACGTGATCATGCCTATATTAATCACGTTTCTTCTGATAGTATTGAACGAGCAGGTAACTATTATCATAATCTTTTGGTAACAGATAATTTGAGTAGAATTGCTAGTGAGGTTGACATATACAAAGTTGCTTTAAATTGGCCGGATGAAGATGATATCAGCCGTCATTTAGAATACATCGAAAATAATTTTGAAGCTATCAGAGGAACTAGTTCTGGTCGATCGGGCATTGATATAATTTCAAAAGACATCAGTAAAGCATCAGGTTTAAAAATTCTTTTAGAAAGTTATGGAGATACAACTGATAATTTAATGGTTTTCGGTGATAATGGAAATGATTTAGAAATGTTAGAATATGCGGGAGTTGGTGTTGCGGTTCAAAATGCAATTCCAATAGTAAAACAGACTGCAAATAAAGTTTTAAATGAAACTAACGATCAAAGTGCAGTTTTAAAAGAGATTATAAATAATTTAATTAAAAGTGGAGCTTCACCTTCATTTTTTGAATCATGAACTATAAAATATAAACAGAGGGATAAATAACATGCGAAAAAAAATGGATAATTTGAGTGATGCAGAAAGACTTATTATGGGTGTTGCAACTGTAATAATCTTGGTAGGAGCCTTTTTTATGAATATTCCAACCATTGTAATTGGTTTTGTTTTATTCTTCGCTGCAAAACCAATTTCAAATCATATTGGCGGATCAAAAGGTGGCAATAAAAAGAGTTAGTTGTATTAAAAGGGAATATAAATAGATGAATTACGATGAACTGGCAGCATTGGGACTTCAAGATGATGGAAATCTTAAATTAATTTTAAAAGGTTCTGTGGAAAGTAAAGTTGGTGTCTTTGCTGTGGTTTTTATAACCAAAGATGTTGCTTTAGCGAAAAAGAAGTTAGAAGAGTTTAATAAAAGTAAGAACAAAGATGATTATTTTATGGTTTATAGCTGCCCGACGGACACCTATTTACCTGATTTAGGTCACTATCCGTCACTTGAAATATCAAAAGAAGACTTGTTATAAAAAATCGAAAGTCGATGCTTTTGACTAATAAATAAGAAAAACGCTGATGAAATCGAAAATCAAGAACGATTTCATCAGCGTTATTTCATTTTTAAGAAGCATTTATGTCACAGACTCATTTTTTTCTTGGATTAATCTACCATCTGACATTTTCCAGACATAATCACAAATTCCAAGTGATTCTTCCCGGTGAGTAATCATTAAAACAATTCCGTGATAGTGTTTCTTAATCGCATAAAGAATAATTTTTTCATTAAGAATATCTAGGTTGCTAGTCGGTTCGTCAAGAATTAAAAATGAGGATTTATGCAGTAAGGCTCTTGCTAAAGTTAATCTTTGAGCCTCACCAGCTGATAATTGAAGATCTGTCGACGAGACAACTTCATCAAGCCCTTTTGGTAATTGTTCTATTAATTCTGAGAGCTGAACTTGTTTTAAAATCTGCCAAAGTTCTTCATCATTAAAAGAGTCATTACCTAAAGTTAAATTTTGGCGAATTGTATCAGAAAATACCTGTGGCTCCTGAGTTAAATAATTAATTTGTTCCCACAAACTATCACGATCAATTTGATCAAGATCCGTTCCATTGATCGTAATTGAATTTGGTTTTACATGATACCACTTCATAATTAACTTAACTAAAGTAGATTTTCCACTTCCGCTTTGCCCGATTATTCCACCGATTTCACCCTCACGTAAAGAAAAATTAATATCATTTAATACTTCGACATCACGACTTGGATACTTAAAGTTTAAATGGTTAACTTCAATGTCTTTAATTTGTCCGATTTGAACTGAATCAGCTGATTCAGTTTTAGGTTCAGGTGTATCTAAAAGTTCAAATACTCTTTTAGCAGCACCAAAACCTTTACTTAAAGGATCAGATAAGGCAGCTAATGCTTCAACCGGTTTAAAAGCAAACGGAAATGCCAATAAAAGCGGTAAAACTGTGGAAAATGGATATGCTTGAGTAATTAAAACCCCTGCAGTTAAAACCCAAGAAATAATCAAAATTATTAATTTTAACCAATTTTTCTGCCAATTTAAAAATCCGACTTTTTGACTTACTTTTGCTTCTGAATGATATTCTTTTTCGACTGAATCTACCTTCACAGGTACTGCGTTTAACTGAAGTAAAATATCTCTTCCCATAATAGCTTCAAACATTTGCTGCTGAATTTTTCCTTGAACTTTACTTAACTCAGCATTTTGTTCTTTGATTTTATTTGCCTTATATAACGGCAAAAAGATCCCGAT
Proteins encoded in this window:
- a CDS encoding PFL family protein, which produces MDKTQILETIKMVRDEHLDIRTITMGISLLDCVSDDHQKASQRIYDKITNYAQDLVKTADDIEDEYGIPITNKRISITPVSLVAGNANSSDMITYAKAIDRAGKEVGVDFVGGFSALVQKEASKGDENLIDSLPQVLTETDILNSSINIGSTKAGINMDAVAKMGKIIKEISSKSVMGNSKLVVFANAVEDNPFMAGAFHGVSEGDSTINIGISGPGVVKRSIERLSKSASIDQVYETIKKTAYKITRLGQFIGSEAAKRLNKSFGIVDLSLAPTPARGDSVAEILEEMGLEVVGTHGTTAALMMLNDAVKKGGVMASLRVGGLSGAFIPVSEDAGMIDSAIAGVLNIDKLEAMTAVCSVGLDMIAIPGSTPSETIAAIIADEAAIGVQNNKTTAVRIIPVPNAKVGDIYKLGGLLGDAPIMPVHSEKSNVFIKRGGFIPAPIHSFKN
- a CDS encoding ACT domain-containing protein, with the translated sequence MIKIVITVIGKDTPGIVAGISTKLADVKANILDISQTIMQDMFTMMMSADIQNAEVDFKELKSILTEEGKVLGVEVNVQREDIFNAMANI
- a CDS encoding sensor histidine kinase produces the protein MKVIYQQIISFVTLLIITLVIISVSFIQSTKRLVYSNTWNQLEGYADVLQKNGWDRIGNFFRPNQNYILEAQDILSSQDVNFIIYNSENLPIFPSNVGAIPSISGDKWNQLLNGKTIRDPKAPKKAIPKDRQHIEQTAIYKPYFYRNKLFCVIVVTSSVQGVQKNIQNIESNLLLAIIISSAVAIVIIYLLSSFQSRRINRMRKATREISEGNYDVIIPVSKKTKDELNSLSQDFNNMTQNLKEANIEIERQEERRRQFMADAAHEMRTPLTTINGLLEGLAYDAIPEEEKGKSIDLMRKETTRLIKLVNENLDYERIRANQITLNKTSFDSTEALKNVAFQLEKKAAEAGDTIKYESAGSEEKIPVYADYDRFVEIVINIANNSIQFTKDGTITLKNERGYKETKIMISDTGIGMTEEQVKNIWDRYYKADPSRKNTKYGESGLGLSIVQQLVKLHGGEIKVESEVDKGTTFTLVFPDGEEEKND
- a CDS encoding response regulator transcription factor; translation: MKILMVEDNKSVSEMMSMFFKKEGWEVVFSYDGIDAVEKFNEDPTSFDIITLDLNLPGKDGMQVAQEIRDKSKTVPIIMLTARDSESDQVLGLELGADDYVTKPFSPITLIARIKALHRRSQVSEETVNEEEVKEGNPQFDIDTGRFKMNVKTREAFLDGKPIEGLTPKEFDLLHTLAKNPKQVYSREQLLQQVWDYEYFGDERTVDAHIKKLRQKIEKSGPQIIQTVWGVGYKFDDSENSSEK
- a CDS encoding HAD family hydrolase; this encodes MSNCSIFASDLDGTLLNSQSDYDRSLFKKIIDYLNSHQMKFAAATGNQYQHVRQIFSEVADKIDYVAENGAVVVVNNQIIYENFLNKMALFILVEDLLSDPYLAGAQIILSARDHAYINHVSSDSIERAGNYYHNLLVTDNLSRIASEVDIYKVALNWPDEDDISRHLEYIENNFEAIRGTSSGRSGIDIISKDISKASGLKILLESYGDTTDNLMVFGDNGNDLEMLEYAGVGVAVQNAIPIVKQTANKVLNETNDQSAVLKEIINNLIKSGASPSFFES
- a CDS encoding amino acid ABC transporter ATP-binding/permease protein; the encoded protein is MIKRMISFVRPLIPALILSLLCGLVAESVQVVVAWFTGSMLSQSAFSINSLWLILIFIIVGGITAFAEQYSGHYVAFKILATIRNLVYQKIQKLAPAGLDQKKSADLLKMVGSDIEAMEIFYAHTIVPLFIGLIFLVGISIIFAIVAPAAGLIYFLCGALIGIFLPLYKANKIKEQNAELSKVQGKIQQQMFEAIMGRDILLQLNAVPVKVDSVEKEYHSEAKVSQKVGFLNWQKNWLKLIILIISWVLTAGVLITQAYPFSTVLPLLLAFPFAFKPVEALAALSDPLSKGFGAAKRVFELLDTPEPKTESADSVQIGQIKDIEVNHLNFKYPSRDVEVLNDINFSLREGEIGGIIGQSGSGKSTLVKLIMKWYHVKPNSITINGTDLDQIDRDSLWEQINYLTQEPQVFSDTIRQNLTLGNDSFNDEELWQILKQVQLSELIEQLPKGLDEVVSSTDLQLSAGEAQRLTLARALLHKSSFLILDEPTSNLDILNEKIILYAIKKHYHGIVLMITHREESLGICDYVWKMSDGRLIQEKNESVT